gtgaataatacaaaaataatattaattctaTCTTATATTTTAGCACATTAattgaaacaaaaaaatatttaattgtaAATTAGGGTTGTTTAAAAATGCATGAAGCTAAATACGAAAggtgcaaaaaaaaaaaaatataaatgaataaaaaataaatatatgtaaattcTTTGTTcaaaattaagaaaaattttagaaatattcgaaaattataaaagttatttgataaatttaaCATTTCGTTAATAAGCAAATAAAGTTAGcgaatgaaataaaatcatGGGGAAGAAgtgaagaaataaaataataatagtagcATTAGTAATATTAGTATAAATGACAGGGAGTATAATCGAAACTCTAGCGAAAATAGTGgcgaataataaataaaacgaaattaagcatataaaatatataaatatgtattagtCAAAGAATATTAAGAATAAAGCAAATATCTATTAATTtagccaaaaaaaaacgtaaAAATACTTGTTTAAAAGCTTTTaacttattaattttttttaattttttttataatctctcataatataaataaataaatttttgtcTTTCATTGcttcaaattttatagGTATACAATTACCACTATCATCTAAATGTAACGCCAAACAACAATTGCCACTAATTAAATTTGCTTGTGTTTCTACTCTTTTTAATTGTTCTTCTCCATACAATAATGATCGAATATCACTGAAATTAATCATTCGTACCTGTAAATTATAGtgtatgcataatattgttatttgTGTGTGCCTctatatgtgtataaaaGTACAGTCTCGAATTTACGGTATGCAATAGACATCaaatttaagaaaaattgtaatcataaaaatgtaacaaATTGTGAATATACTCAGATTATCTACTAATCGACTACCTTTTGATGGCAAGATATACATAAAGTTTTTTCAGCGAAATTTGCTTGTAAATTACAAGGTAATTTGGTTCCAtcctaaaaaaaattaaaataatataatagcaaatgtatataaatatgtacaaCCCACGATATGTTATCATTATTCTGccatgtaaaaatatttaaatattgcCATAAAtcagaatattttatattctatatatattgagaAAAGCTCAAAATATTAGCACATGCATtagtgatatatataatgtatttaCTTGTAACAGAACAACGATTTggatgttattttttagtcGGTTTTTAAATTCGCTTATCTCAGCATTTGAAAAtgctaataaaaaaataaacgtAGAAAGGATTTTATGAGTtctcatatatatagaacACATGCATGAATCGATGGGTCAATGCATAAGATGTATCCTGTGGAtagtatgcatattttaacTACTTCAAGACACCAAATATGCAAAATCAACTATTCTTGAATAAAGAAAGAACACATTTATTATACGTAAAAATTAGTATTCTTGTTATTACTTTCTAATATTTCGTCATCGTTTACGTATTTTTTAGATTCATCTAGTGAACAACAGGATACAATATTCCCCATTTTGCTGATATctgattatttatttttattatataaaaatttatgtagaaataattatatgcttattttatattgtttatatagTCAAATCcacaatattata
This Plasmodium chabaudi chabaudi strain AS genome assembly, chromosome: 12 DNA region includes the following protein-coding sequences:
- a CDS encoding inner membrane complex sub-compartment protein 1, putative (term=annotation;date=20120313;qualifier=added_literature=pmid:22389454;qualifier=removed_product=conserved protein, unknown function;qualifier=added_product=inner membrane complex protein, putative;qualifier=added_literature=pmid:20844581;curatorName=ucb@sanger.ac.uk;~;query 115-115;GPI_cleavage_site_score=0.64089996), yielding MGNIVSCCSLDESKKYVNDDEILETFSNAEISEFKNRLKNNIQIVVLLQDGTKLPCNLQANFAEKTLCISCHQKVRMINFSDIRSLLYGEEQLKRVETQANLISGNCCLALHLDDSGNCIPIKFEAMKDKNLFIYIMRDYKKN